In Colias croceus chromosome 8, ilColCroc2.1, the genomic window ATCGCCCCCGATGGAAGTGAGTGTGGATGTATGAAGGCgatagttttattttcacCAGGTAATTATAAGTATACCTTGccttgtaggtaataaatattgtaatatattatgtaaacatcACATGGTATGATGTAAGATGGATGTAAGTCCTTAACTTGGCTTTACACGCTGCTGCGTGTCTAGATGATTGATAAGAGTAAAGAGTTAAACCTAGGTAGGTatgcaaaatttattttttcatattcattCGGGCGTCAGCACGGTCAGTGTACACAagatatacttatatttaagaattaaTTCTTTACAGACACACCCGGCCTTAGTGAAACCCAGCCAGTTGAAATGCTGCAAGATCAAGCCCAATGTATTTTAGCGGACTACGTTCGATCAAGATACACTCGTCAACCAACGAGGTAGGTACCTGCTACCCATAACATAAAcgtatttgtaaattgtaattgttacACCAGTGAGAAGGGTGGACCCTCTCCTCTTggctttataataaaaaagaataatatcGTAGCGCATATCCAGAAATAGCTTTGAAGTCCTTTTTTCCAATATACCTACAGATAAGTATACCTAGTTCGGACCTTTAATTGCCAATAATAATCCAACAGATTCGGCCGATTATTACTCCTACTGCCATCATTGCGGGCGGTCCGCCCACGATCTATCGAGCTGCTGTTATTCCGGGACACAGTGGGCGACGTGTCTGTCGCCACACTGCTTCACGACATGTACAGAATGCAGCCAGCTCCTACTCCAGCATTTCAACCGATATCATCAACAGATCATTGCGCTTCGCCTTAattttttcgaaaataaaaaattgttacaaggttgtatttgtttaagtaggtacctacgtgcctaggtatatattttcgTTGGGAACATCTTCAACGATTACGTAtcaattgtatataaaatgttaGGGAATGATAATAACGGGATGAAGGTaatcacagtattacaatgaGGTAATACAGAAGAATGTTTGAATAGAAAGATCGTCCGAGCATAGTTCGGCCAATAACCTATCTTCTCTTGTTGGGAAATACAGCTTTTAGAGCGTCTATCCTATGCCTTTCAGCTAATTAAagatgttaattaaaataattgttattaggGGTTAAggataagtaggtaattactagaaatatgtgaaaaattgtaactaggtacataatgtgttgttatatttaaatcaaattgtgatcttatacctatgtatataaCCAGCGAATCATTCCCGAGTTGTTTCCATCGTAAAACCTATAtagatttctttttttatatctagatacctatgtaaattgttaaataaataagtttatgaACGTGTACCTCCCTTCATCCAGAGTACAATATATTGTTAGGTAGTAACTTACCAActcaaataaatgaattagaTACATACATAGTGTACTATATTACCAAATGTTCAATTTATTCTAGTCGTCGCTCTAGTCactattgtatattttattgctgtaaattttataatattatacctactacaTTCTTAGgtagttgaaaataaaactaatttatatcGTATAGTACATATAAAGTATAAGCAAATAAACATATCTCTATTCAAATAAGtgttttattacttacctacacTTAAACAGTGTCTTTGCAGTAAGATCCGTATAAAATCCAAATGTGTGATGTAGGCGGGTGATGCGttaattataggtacctacatgtacctacataacacTGAAAATCGCACAAAATGCGACTACTGTCTAAAGATATATTATACGACCGATACGATTCAGTTTACCTAAGCAGTTTACATTCTTGCATAGGCTTTTGAATAGATTTAATCATTGGTCATTGCGTGATTTAACTACATTccatagtaggtacctacatatttttatgggTTGCAACGAAATGTCATGTAGGAAACGGCCGCGGCGGTAGGAAATAATATGTTAGATTTCCGGTTCATGTTCGTGACAGAAAAccaaacagaaaaaaataatgaatgttGCATGGTCGTTACATAGCTTCCTCTTATATAACATTTGAGATGTTTCTTAGCCTCTTAAGAGATATTTGCCAAACACTTGGAACAGCAGACGCCAGACATCTCATTGAATAGAACAGCACGTGTACGTAAGTTATGCACGCGTGCTGTTCAAGTCAAGTGTGGGGACACTAAAAATTCTTTGATTGTAAGCATTGagcatatattttgtaaacattttgcTCATgaggataatattataaaaagggttaataagaataaaacctcagaaaatatttagtcaattttattttcaaaaaagcCAATCGCAAATAGCACAATTTAAATCATCCGTGACTgtcatgaaaacattttattttgtataaaaaataatctaaaatataaataataattttttgctaaatatCAGCCAGCTACATTAACTTTGCCCATTGAATGGATAGCCTCAACTGTAGACAAATCTACGGAGTCATCTTCATCTACTTCTGGCTTTGGGGCTTCTTGTTTTTCCAATTTAGGTGTACTTCTAGGAAAATCTAGTTTACTCCAAGCACCAGGCTCGgcttttttcaatttaatctCAACTTTAGTACCCAACATTGAAGCACTACTCTTATCTATATCTATGACCTGCAATACAAATAATGTTAGTTTCATAGACCTCATAAATTATATGCAGCAAAAAGTTTGATGTTGCtaacacacaaaaataaaaataaagtatcatCTGAATGGATGACGCACTTATTTCGTATGAGATTCTTGGTtcacatataaataattcttttatacctataaatatttgaataaatacgAAAATGATCGGTTTTGTACTCTTGCTAAATAAAATTGCCCTTGATAATTAGTTTATAAGCCATCATTAATAACTAGTGCCTACTCTCTACTGTCTCTACTTCAAAAATCATCTGTTGGTGTAACTACATTGTTATCAGACTTAAATGTGGGCAAGTACTTACTCCTCTTAACTCCAAATCTAGTTCAAATGCGGCATTTCCTTCTTCACGGAAGAACAACTTGACATTAAGCCGAATTGGATTCACTTTAACAAAACTAGCGATTGGATCATATTTCTTAGCGTATACACTGACTATAACATAATCAGGGGTTTGATGCCAGTCCCAACGACATTTTACTGTCCCTGCTGCTGTTGTctgaaaattaattcattatatttatatacaataaatttaaaaatacaatacattcattattattgtttattttaattttaagacaCCACTCcttcattatttattgtatttattaacttttagtactatattttctatatctgtactttttaataatttaataaatcgaattaaaatattatcccACTATTTCTTTTATGAAAAGCATAAAATCTTACCTCTTTAAACCATTTGTGCGTGCCAGTTGTACAACCAGGTTGACTCAAGAACACATTGAAGTCAGTGGTTCTCTTCTGACAACAGGACCAGAATTTGAGACCTTCATGGAAGATGGGACAGCCGGGGTGGTACATACATATATCGTTGTTTGTTTGTGGTCCCTCGTAAGACGTATTACATCCACCATTCTTGCATGTTGTACCAATTGCAACAATACTGGAATAAATAAGGTGAAATATTAGGGTTAAGATTTAATGCAACTCAgaactatattataaatgaagaTTGTATATGTTATAATCAAACCCTGAAGCTCGGGCACTCCTAGGTTGTACTGGTCAAACCTCAGGTCTGGCATAATGACTTTGTCAAAGAACGGccttttactaaataattttcgTTGTAATTGTTGTCTAGCCTAAGATAAACCAGTCCTTCCATGAAGAGATTGTGTTTCGGGGTTTGTGTTTGTTGTGTTTCTATAACATATATATTGGAAATATGCATTTTTCTTAGACtcaatgcatttaaaaaaatgaatgtaggacattttaaataatatttaaataaacaatatgataaatacaacatataaattaattacccATCATCTGTCGTAGCAGCTTGCTGTGTCGTCTTAAGTACAGTTTGCTTTAAAGAATCAGCTACTTTTGCTTCCAAAGTCACAACTGGTGTCTCAAATGGCGGCCTTGGCAGCTGAGGCCCAACAATAGGTGCTCTTACTTCTATAACCTCCTTCTTTTCCAAttctttatctaaaaccttcTTTTCTGGTTCTGGGggtttctataaaaatatattacattataatgatACTTATATGTGCTTCATTTGTAATGGTATTATACTGTATAAACTAGTTTTCATCATAAATACTGTTTAAATGGGTGTTGATTAATTtggacataatatttttgaataatttttaaatattattaaagtatttattagtaaaactattcctcaatattatttattaattcatgaAGCGCATTATATCCATATGGATACGGATATCCGTATGACACCTTTTTCacaaaaacaatttacaataattgcGTATAGATACAGACCGTATTTGAATGTAAAGAATATGTGCATCCTTTTATGTTAAGAAACTCGGTAAAATCGACACTTTTCTTATTACAGCAGGACCATCCTTTGTAGGCATCGTGA contains:
- the LOC123693812 gene encoding cysteine and histidine-rich domain-containing protein morgana, which gives rise to MPENKNLVQCYNRGCGQLFDPNSNDKEECCHHPGAPVFHDAYKGWSCCNKKSVDFTEFLNIKGCTYSLHSNTKPPEPEKKVLDKELEKKEVIEVRAPIVGPQLPRPPFETPVVTLEAKVADSLKQTVLKTTQQAATTDDGIVAIGTTCKNGGCNTSYEGPQTNNDICMYHPGCPIFHEGLKFWSCCQKRTTDFNVFLSQPGCTTGTHKWFKETTAAGTVKCRWDWHQTPDYVIVSVYAKKYDPIASFVKVNPIRLNVKLFFREEGNAAFELDLELRGVIDIDKSSASMLGTKVEIKLKKAEPGAWSKLDFPRSTPKLEKQEAPKPEVDEDDSVDLSTVEAIHSMGKVNVAG